The Lepisosteus oculatus isolate fLepOcu1 chromosome 4, fLepOcu1.hap2, whole genome shotgun sequence genome window below encodes:
- the LOC102691678 gene encoding metalloproteinase inhibitor 2 yields MRVPVPGWLALMLVLLTIQLEDVVEACSCAPAHPQQAFCYSDIVIRAKVSGEKIVSPDSHPHLKMIQYEVKLIKMFKGFEKVKDIQYVYTPVFSSLCGVKLDASNKVQYLLSGRMGSDGKVSIGLCDFIEPWDNLSMSQKKNLNQRYEMGCDCRISSCYSLPCSTTAENECLWTDWLTDKSLNGEQAKEYACIKRSDGSCSWYRGGPPPEKEFMDISDP; encoded by the exons ATGAGAGTTCCTGTACCTGGCTGGCTTGCCTTAATGCTCGTTCTCTTGACCATACAGCTGGAAGATGTGGTAGAGGCATGCAGCTGTGCTCCAGCGCACCCACAGCAGGCGTTCTGCTACTCTGATATAG tgatTCGGGCAAAGGTCTCAGGTGAAAAGATTGTATCTCCGGACTCTCATCCTCACTTAAAGATGATTCAATATGAAGTGAAACTGATAAAG ATGTTCAAAGGCTTCGAAAAAGTGAAGGACATCCAGTATGTATACACTCCTGTTTTCTCTTCCCTCTGTGGCGTGAAGCTGGATGCCAGCAACAAAGTTCAATACCTTCTGTCAG GCAGAATGGGGAGTGATGGAAAAGTTTCTATTGGTCTTTGTGATTTCATTGAGCCCTGGGATAACCTTTCAATGTCCCAAAAGAAAAACCTCAATCAAAGATACGAAATGGGCTGCGACTGCAGA ATTTCTAGTTGCTATAGCCTACCATGCTCCACAACTGCAGAAAATGAGTGTCTCTGGACAGACTGGCTGACAGATAAAAGTCTGAATGGAGAACAGGCCAAAGAGTATGCCTGCATCAAGCGAAGCGATGGCTCCTGTAGCTGGTACAGGGGGGGACCTCCCCCAGAAAAAGAGTTCATGGACATTTCAGACCCCTAA